The Streptosporangiales bacterium sequence CCTCGAAGAACACCAGCCGGAACTTCCCGATCATGACCTCGTCGCCACCGGTGAGCGGCGCGGAGTCGATGCGCTCGCGGTTGACGTAGGTGCCGTTGAGACTGCCGACGTCGGCCACCGTGAAGTCGCCGCCCGCACGACGGAACTC is a genomic window containing:
- a CDS encoding FHA domain-containing protein; its protein translation is EFRRAGGDFTVADVGSLNGTYVNRERIDSAPLTGGDEVMIGKFRLVFFEAPGAGGE